One Aegilops tauschii subsp. strangulata cultivar AL8/78 chromosome 7, Aet v6.0, whole genome shotgun sequence genomic window carries:
- the LOC120968951 gene encoding peroxidase 2-like, protein MRNKSRFTDKKAACPGVVSCADILALAARDGTVLLGGPTLNLANVELPPPSANVSGLIVVFGRKGLTLREMAVHTVGFAQCRNFQDRVYKEANCPTLITAAAKCKLVNH, encoded by the exons ATGAGAAATAAGTCCAG GTTCACGGACAAAA AGGCCGCGTGCCCTGGCGTCGTCTCCTGTGCCGACATCCTCGCGCTCGCCGCACGGGACGGCACCGTCCTGCTCGGCGGGCCAAC CCTCAACCTAGCGAACGTGGAActcccgccgccgtccgccaaCGTCAGCGGCCTCATCGTGGTGTTCGGCAGGAAGGGCCTCACGCTGCGCGAGATGGCCGTGCACACCGTCGGCTTCGCGCAATGCCGGAACTTCCAGGACCGTGTCTACAAGGAGGCCAACTGCCCCACCTTGATCACCGCAGCTGCGAAGTGCAAGTTGGTCAACCACTGA
- the LOC109763581 gene encoding putative pentatricopeptide repeat-containing protein At5g52630 gives MFCPLVWLCSAGSLPSPMPPIPLPPTPCAADSTPRPAGDAVPHRSRKPITRRQRCRITTTSSSSALYAARVLIADAPTPRAFSALFKAASSSSPSPSPSPSQSLGAQLHAQAVVRGFLGDVDNTILSTAILNFYASCREPDLARRVFDRMARRSAVTWNALIKGYAQAGRRDEALALFRCMRRQDGVAPDKYTFPALLSGIGRNRSGGCVQELGAAVHAQVVKSGLDKDPFVGASLLSMYAATGALEDVKAVFDDMDTLDPVVWSSMISAYVNCKEEEAALLTFYKMLCQDITPRQFVYSSLFAICGSMSMLEMGRQVHAHSLKNITDNDAAMTNALLTMYSDCGCIDDAWRVFDSNDIVDVISYNSMILALGQHAHPKEAVELFKRMKFSGLIPDEVTLLNLLSAFNHAGLVHEGLHLFNSMLDIEGIKPTYQHYACVIDMLARSGEIEESMKTIKEMPFEAETPLWRIVLGACSKHGDIETGMKIAEMLFEKEPYEPTNYILLGNIYARLGRWTETENIRSLMEKSGIDGDDAFSWIEMGQRTHRFGVDDRAHPISEEIYRNLDRLMGSIKAAGYVPDTSFATHSTGKNRREESLRYHCEKLAFAFGDLASPSGDTLRIMKNLRVCGDCHSAYKYFSLVTGRKIVLRDNHRFHHFYKGACSCRDYW, from the coding sequence ATGTTTTGTCCACTCGTTTGGCTCTGCTCAGCTGGTAGCCTTCCTTCAccaatgccgccaattcctcttccTCCAACCCCGTGCGCTGCCGATTCGACCCCACGCCCCGCCGGCGACGCTGTTCCTCACCGGAGCCGAAAGCCGATAACGCGCCGCCAACGCTGCCGCATCACCACCACGTCCTCTTCATCCGCCTTGTACGCCGCCCGGGTCCTCATCGCCGACGCCCCCACGCCCCGCGCATTCTCCGCGCTTTTCAAGGCCGCCTcatcctcctccccctccccctccccctccccctcccaatCCCTTGGTGCGCAGCTCCACGCGCAGGCCGTGGTGCGTGGCTTCTTGGGCGATGTGGATAACACCATCCTCTCCACCGCCATCCTCAACTTCTACGCCTCATGCCGGGAGCCCGACCTCGCGCGgcgggtgttcgacagaatggcACGCAGGAGCGCCGTCACCTGGAACGCGCTCATCAAAGGGTACGCGCAGGCGGGCCGCCGGGACGAGGCGCTGGCGCTGTTCCGCTGCATGAGGAGACAGGACGGTGTCGCCCCCGACAAGTACACGTTCCCGGCGCTGCTGTCCGGCATCGGCAGGAATCGTAGTGGCGGCTGCGTGCAAGAACTCGGGGCGGCCGTGCACGCGCAGGTCGTCAAATCCGGGCTGGACAAGGATCCGTTTGTGGGCGCTTCCCTACTTTCTATGTACGCGGCTACAGGAGCACTGGAAGATGTGAAAGCCGTCTTTGATGATATGGATACTTTGGACCCGGTTGTCTGGTCTTCTATGATCTCCGCGTATGTCAACTGCAAGGAGGAAGAAGCTGCTCTCCTTACATTCTACAAGATGTTGTGCCAAGATATTACGCCGAGGCAGTTTGTCTACTCCAGCCTGTTTGCCATCTGCGGGAGCATGTCGATGCTGGAGATGGGTAGGCAAGTTCATGCCCACAGCCTGAAGAACATAACTGACAACGATGCCGCCATGACAAATGCACTTTTAACCATGTACTCTGATTGTGGATGCATTGATGATGCATGGAGAGTCTTCGATTCAAACGACATTGTAGATGTAATATCCTACAATTCCATGATTCTGGCTCTTGGACAGCATGCACACCCGAAAGAAGCAGTTGAACTCTTCAAGCGGATGAAGTTTTCTGGTTTGATACCTGATGAGGTTACCTTACTGAATCTTCTTTCCGCTTTCAACCATGCTGGTCTTGTTCATGAAGGTTTGCATTTATTCAATTCCATGTTGGATATAGAAGGCATAAAACCGACGTATCAACATTATGCCTGTGTTATTGACATGTTGGCGCGATCAGGAGAAATCGAGGAATCCATGAAAACAATTAAGGAAATGCCCTTTGAAGCTGAAACACCGTTATGGAGGATTGTTCTTGGTGCTTGTAGCAAACATGGTGATATTGAAACTGGCATGAAGATTGCAGAAATGCTGTTTGAGAAGGAACCTTATGAGCCCACAAATTATATACTACTTGGTAATATCTACGCAAGATTAGGAAGGTGGACAGAGACAGAAAATATTAGAAGTTTGATGGAAAAGAGCGGTATAGATGGGGATGATGCCTTTAGTTGGATTGAAATGGGCCAAAGGACACACAGATTTGGTGTTGATGACCGTGCACACCCCATCTCCGAGGAGATATATAGGAATTTGGATAGGTTGATGGGTAGTATCAAGGCTGCAGGTTATGTGCCTGATACCAGTTTTGCCACACACAGCACAGGAAAAAACAGAAGAGAAGAATCACTACGTTATCACTGCGAAAAACTGGCCTTTGCTTTTGGGGATTTGGCTTCCCCTTCTGGAGACACTCTCCGCATCATGAAGAACCTCCGTGTTTGTGGTGATTGCCATTCTGCATACAAATACTTCTCCCTCGTCACAGGAAGAAAAATAGTACTGAGAGACAACCACAGGTTTCATCATTTTTATAAGGGGGCTTGTTCATGTCGTGATTACTGGTGA